A stretch of Candidatus Dojkabacteria bacterium DNA encodes these proteins:
- the rnc gene encoding ribonuclease III, with product MEQYSQNIKKIEEVTGHTFKNKRLLLTALTHRSFRAKNPKIFSNERIEFLGDAVLELVISKYIYFKFKDKAEGDLTLIRSALVRTETLTDVINELGLSEVIRMSTAERKSGGEDKPYILANIYESIVGALYIDAGFATAQKFVLKTLTPKLPEILKEKRYKDPKTQLQEITQTKFKTTPTYKLVSELGPAHEREFTVSVCVDQKQLGVGMGNSKQKAEEAAAEQALKKLS from the coding sequence TTGGAGCAGTATTCTCAGAACATAAAGAAAATTGAAGAAGTAACCGGACACACGTTTAAAAATAAACGGTTATTACTCACAGCACTAACGCACAGATCATTTAGAGCAAAAAATCCTAAAATCTTTTCAAACGAACGAATTGAGTTTTTAGGTGACGCTGTACTTGAGCTTGTCATATCAAAATACATCTACTTTAAATTTAAAGATAAAGCAGAAGGTGATCTAACATTAATTAGATCGGCACTTGTTCGTACTGAAACATTAACCGATGTAATAAATGAACTTGGTCTGTCGGAAGTAATAAGAATGAGCACTGCCGAGCGGAAAAGTGGTGGTGAAGATAAGCCATACATTCTTGCAAATATTTATGAATCAATAGTCGGAGCTTTGTATATCGATGCAGGTTTTGCTACAGCTCAAAAATTTGTTCTTAAAACGCTTACACCCAAACTACCCGAAATATTAAAAGAAAAACGATACAAAGATCCCAAAACTCAACTTCAGGAAATAACTCAAACAAAATTCAAAACTACACCGACCTATAAACTAGTATCAGAGCTGGGTCCGGCACATGAACGTGAATTTACAGTTTCGGTTTGTGTAGATCAAAAACAACTTGGAGTAGGAATGGGTAATTCAAAACAAAAGGCGGAAGAAGCTGCGGCAGAGCAAGCCCTTAAGAAATTATCGTAA
- the rpsP gene encoding 30S ribosomal protein S16, protein MLKIRLTRKGKRHVPNYRIVVAHAQWPRDGKFLDDLGYYNPTQKPLELKLDLEKVDKWLKNGAQPTEKVMALIKIARNPKRIKKIAEEGIKKQENRKLKKLAAKAAEAQPVGSETVKESSSEAVVEQPAGETVKESSPKEPKADEPKAEKSKPEEPKVDEPKAEKSKPEEPKVDEPKAEEPKPKEPTPEATT, encoded by the coding sequence ATGCTTAAGATCCGTTTAACTCGAAAAGGAAAAAGACACGTTCCAAACTACAGAATAGTTGTTGCCCATGCTCAATGGCCAAGAGATGGAAAATTCCTGGACGATCTAGGTTATTACAATCCAACCCAAAAGCCATTGGAACTTAAACTTGACCTCGAAAAGGTCGATAAATGGCTAAAGAATGGTGCACAACCAACAGAAAAAGTCATGGCTCTTATTAAAATTGCACGAAACCCCAAACGAATCAAAAAAATCGCCGAAGAGGGTATTAAAAAACAAGAAAACAGAAAACTAAAAAAGCTTGCAGCCAAAGCTGCTGAAGCCCAACCCGTAGGTAGTGAAACAGTGAAGGAGTCAAGTAGTGAAGCAGTCGTAGAGCAGCCAGCCGGTGAGACAGTGAAAGAGTCAAGTCCCAAGGAACCTAAGGCCGACGAACCAAAGGCTGAAAAATCAAAGCCCGAGGAACCTAAAGTTGACGAACCAAAGGCTGAAAAATCAAAGCCCGAGGAACCTAAAGTTGACGAACCAAAGGCTGAAGAGCCAAAGCCCAAGGAACCTACACCGGAAGCAACGACTTAA
- a CDS encoding KH domain-containing protein, with protein MIELIKHIIESIVNSPEDIKIEELDGEMPNVKVYKISVKEEDKGLVIGKHGRTINAIRDIIKIKAIKTGIRAVLELE; from the coding sequence ATGATAGAGCTTATAAAACACATAATTGAAAGCATCGTAAATAGTCCGGAAGACATAAAAATCGAAGAGCTCGACGGCGAAATGCCAAATGTCAAAGTTTATAAAATTTCCGTTAAAGAAGAAGACAAAGGACTTGTAATAGGGAAGCATGGACGCACAATAAATGCTATCCGCGACATTATAAAAATCAAAGCCATTAAAACAGGCATTCGTGCCGTTTTGGAGTTAGAATAA